The segment TTATAGTCCCCATATTATTTGAAGTACTGTATTTTGTCGACTTCGTGAAGCCGCAAGTGGTATATCTTAGTGAAAAGAAAGGGCTGGAAAAGACTTCTGCAATTAAAATCGGAGAAGTGTGTACTGACTATCGCTCCTGACAAAATATCTCCTGAAGTTTGTTTAATTCGTTGACGCAGCGGTTACATGGTAAGATTTcaatttatattcttatataaatcTGAATGATCTGAATTACTGAATTGATTATAAGATTATTTATTTGGCGTTTATTTTAGTTTCCATTTACATGAAGTCGCAAAAGGTGTATCACATTCATCGTGGACAGGTTAGATTCCGACCTTATCGTTTATGGGTAATATATATTGCttgaaatttattaacaatCACATGGAGGATAAAGTTGATACTTGATGATAAAAAGATAGTagtaaacttaaaataaatagtCGTTATCAATAAAAGGCAACAATTGCATActgaaataaaatataactcCAAGAATGATCATGAACATACCAACATAGAACTTTGGATGAGTTTATATACACATAGACAAAATGAGTTTATATACACATAGTCAAATATCATGAACATACCAACATAGAACTTTGGATGAGAAAGACCAAGAATGATCCAACGGAAGTTGGCTAGACAAATGTAGTTACAATCATTGATCAGTTCAATCTTGGAAACAACATATGATTCAGATAACTTGATATGTTAGGTGTCAAGGAAAAATTAAACAGAATCTTAGAACATTGTTGTCTCATTAAAGGATCAAACTGTGAAACCAGTCCTTTCTAACCGATGTATGGATTTTGTCTCCCTACAATATAATAACAAATGAAAGCATCAGATAATAAACACATAATTTGCTTACGATTTAAAGAATATACATCATAAGAAACCTAATTTTTTCGTCTACGAAAACCATTCAATGGTTTCTCCAGTAGGAGCCAAGTACTACTTCCAAAGTTTTATGACATTCACCATAATCTTCTACAAAAACTTTTTGGCTTCAAGTCAGAAATGAAATTCatgcttaatatatttttgctaGTTTTGAAACGTGTAGTTTGTGATATTGTAGCTATATAgatgatatgatatatatatagtaactgATAGGGTTTTGACCCACgagatttgaaaaaataaataattttcgcCATAAAGCAATATTACAAATCCCTAATTGTTAGTAGATTTCCAGACAAGTATAGAAAGTAATATACACATAGGGATTAAATTAAGGAAGTCTACATTAAGAATGACATATTCTTTAAACTGAATCGGAAAATTTAAATTTCCAAATTTAATGTCTGTCAACATTTATGTTAATTACGTAATCAAAAAGTCTTGTAATCAAAATTAAGAGATAGCCTAGAAAATTTTAATACAGTTTCACCAATTTTTGAATGTATTTTACTATCACTCAAGATtgcttataaattttttatatacgaCACTTTGATTttacaatataattttatttatattttccagtttcaaattaaattttactcACATATATAATTGTCTctaaataaaccaaaataaatttcacaAACCAAATAATTATAGAAGAACATAATTATGAATCGTTTATACATTCCAGACCTTAAAAAATGTCATGTATCATTCATAAATCGTAGAATATTCATATTATAACAATATGAATCGTATATATGGTCAAAATATCATTTGTGACTATAAATATCAGATAATCCTATTAATTTCGCATAACATTATAATCTTAGATTTCCAGACATTATAGAAAGTCTTATATGCAAGGagcaaaaataaagaaagtcCATAATAAAATGATATTTGACTTTAAACTTAATCAGAGAGGAATGATATAAATTACCAAATTTATTGTCTGTTaccatttaatataatttcgaaaTCAAAAAGTCTTGTTGCAAAATTTAAGGGATtgaaaaaatttaatatgaaattcCTTTTCAGATGTATTTTACAATCACGCAAGATATTCAATAGATTTTTTATAGACGACATTTTGATTTTACgatttaaaaagtttatattGATGCTATtgaaataaattcccaaaaaaaaatcatgtatcccataataatccaaaaatattaatcaaaatagATGTCACCTAAAGAAGTTTTATAGAAGAACGTAATTCTGAACCGTTTATATTTTCCAGTCCTAAAAAAGGTCATGTTTTATTTATGAATCGTAAAGAACATGAATCTTATAAAACATGAatcatatatatagtaaaaacctcaacaatttttattaaaacaaaattatgtaTGATAGCTTCTATGAAATAATACAACATACACATCGAAGAATCCACTAATATTATactaaaaatttgtaaaataatgAAGCATACACATCGCTCAATCCACTAAtattatgctaaaaatatagaTAACTATATTTTACCGTTCTTTTTGTGGCTATATATGTTTTGTTCGATAATTATTAAAATCCATTGAAGTGAGTAACTATACCTTGAAATGGTTCATGTTATATATGCAAGGCTTCTTCTCACTGATCAAAGAGAGATAATGTTGTAGGTCATAACCATCGGTTACGTCTCTCTTTGACCAATAGAAGAACGAAAGTTAGCTTACTGATGTTTCCACGCAATGGTTATCTCGAGTATTGTCTACGTTTTTAGTAATGCAATAACAACTCATATAGTATAGTAATATAATCTCttcatattattaaatttaatgagCAATGGCATTATATGTAATTAGTCTAGGCAATAAAGGGCTATTTAATAAAGGGTGTGAGAATGATTCTCATGATGACACATAGGAAATGGCATTTTTGTTAATCACACATGGTGATAAGGTTAATTGTTTAAAATGCtcatcaaataataaaaaagggattaaattaaatttctataGCTAGTAAGGACTGGTCATAGTTATAGCCGTTATAGGTAAATGTCAACGTGCACATTCCAATAACAATAGGGCACGTCACTGATGGTCGGACCAGAGtagaaatattctttttatcaaCTAGCTACGATGGTCTTCTTGTAACTtagacttttttttgtcaagtgGGGTTATAATACAATCTTACAACTGTGATGAAAACTGAAGTATTCTTTGATATGACATAATATCGCATAACTCTACTCCTTGCTAACTAGAGTTTCATGATTGCCAACTGAGACAAAACagtgttattatttatttttttgtcggCTGTCCATATCGATtagatcaaatcagttttatTACATAGTTTATCTACGAGGAGATAACATCCAAGGTATCACCAAGCCTGCCATCCGTCGTCTTGCTCGTCGAGGAGGTGTCAAGCGTATTAGCGGACTCATCTACGAGGAGACCAGAGGAGACCTCAAGATCTGTTACGGCTATGGATGTGGTTTACGCGTTGAAGAGGCAAGGACGCACTCTCTACGGTTTCGGCGGTTAATCAAAAGATTGAGATTAGGAGATGAGGTTATCTGGGAGTGTATTGTTTCTGTTATCCAATTTGATTAGTAAAAAGTAAAACAATGTCTTGTAGGCAATGTGATCTTCATGTAGCTAAATCTCAGCAATCTTTGCTGGGATTCTTAAATGAAAGTTGTGTTTGAACCATATGATCTCTAGTATCTCAAATTCAATTTCATTCTTTGATACTCTGTTTATTTCAATATTGCATTGGGTTGTGGGTAACCATAACTGTAATGGTCAATGAACTATGCTCTGAGTTTGTAACCTGAACCAAAACACTCGTCGAGCTACTCTAGAGAATAACCATATTGTTCTACTATTAGATTAAAAACGCATAACTACAATCTACGATGAGATTGAAACATTCATCTTTCCATTACAGACTTTGTCCTGGAAAACCCCATGTTGACGAACCAAAATGAGATGACAAACATTTTTATCTATCCAAATGGTATCGTttcgaaattttaaaataaccaaAGACGCTGACTTTGATTTAAGCAACAAAGTGAATATTTCAGCTAAAACTAAGAGTCTTAAACTCTAAATAATACGCCTTCCTTCGTTTATAATCTTCCTACTACTCCGTCTTTTGCTTCGCAGAGGGAGTGCGAGGTGAGTAACGGTATCCACTGGTCAACCTCCCTACAAACTTGAGAACTTCATCTATCAGAATCACAGGAAGCGACACCGCCAACACCAGCAGCCACTCGTTCAAACTCAGCGGCACTATCCCAAACACCTGCGCCAAGAAGGGCACGTACAGTATCACAAAATGCAGCCCAAACGACACCGCCATCGCCAAGAGCAGCCACGGGTTCACCCACGGCGGCATCGTCACTAGGCTCCCGTCCTCCGAGAGCGCGTTCAGTGAGTTGAACATCTCAATCGCCACCAACACCGAGAGGGAGAGCGTGGACGCTTTGATCTTCCCCTGGTGGAAGTACTCGCACGGGTTTGACTCGAAGGAGAATGTCTGAGAGCCGGCTGTGAAAGGAGAGACTTTGAAGCCTTCCCATGATGAGCACTGCCCCCAGTGAGCTAGCTGTGAGTAGCTCACAAGGCTGTGACCGTCTTGGCTCAGGTCTATGCCCATGAAGCTGCTGTGTGTGTACCATATGATGAATACTCCCACCGTCGCTACTCCCACGTACATACCAATCACCTGTAGACAAAAGTTAACCCACATTATTAATCAAGAGTTTCAAAAAAACAAGTGAGAAGAATGTGTGTGTTGCTGCATACCAGATAGCGGAAGAGGATCCAGGCAGTGATAAGCGAGTCATCGCTTCTGCGAGGAGGCTTCTTCATGATATCCTTGTCAGGGGGATTGAATCCCAAAGCCGTAGCTGGAGGACCGTCTGTTACGAGATTCACCCACAGAAGCTGAACTGGGATCATGCCTTCTGGGATTCCAAGTGCAGCTGTCAAGAATATTGATGCAACCTCACCAATGTTGGAAGAGATCATGTACCTTTTTTATTCATCACCATATAGTCAGAGATTGATAGGATCAGTATATGTTACTACATAACTCGAGCCTTTCTATAAAAGTAACTAACAGAAGAAGACTCACCTGATGAAAGCCTTCATGTTGTTATAGATGGACCTGCCTTCACCAACAGCTGCCACAATAGTGCTGAAGTTATCATCTGCTAACACCATGTCTGATGCCTCCTTTGCTACCTGCAAGAAATAACCTCAGAGCTTTAGAAAGCTGATAGAGCCATAATCATCCCGTTTCATAAAACAGAAATAAAATCGTTCTTGcagaagagaggagagagacaTGTACCTCTGTGCCAGAGATACCCATAGCCACACCTATATCAGCTAACTTAAGTGCAGGAGCATCATTGACTCCATCTCCAGTCATGGCAACCACTTCTCCATCTTCTTTGAGCAACCTAACAATCTCTTGCTTGTGCTTTGGTTCAGCTCTAGAGAACAAGATCCCTCCACTTTGCCTCAGATGATTCTTCTGATCTTTAACATCCATAAACTCTTTCCCAGTCAAGCTTCTCGAGGAGATATCTTCATCTGCCTCAAACACTCCAATCTCACGGCAGATTGCTTCCGCGGTGCTCTTGTTGTCTCCAGTTATGACCATGACTCGGATACCTGCTGTTCTGCAGTCTGCAATGGCTTGACGCACCTCTTTCCTCGGAGGATCCTTCAAAAAACATTGAAAAAGTTAGAGCATGAATCAATGACCAAAGAAGAAATAAGAAGGAACTAAAACTCACCCTTAGACCAACAAAGCCAACAAATGTTAGATTGGACTCAATAGAAGAATAATTGGATGGGTTGAGGAGTTGCTGGTGAGCAGGATGGTCTTCGCTGCCATCATAAGTAGCGAAGTCTGATGGAACATCAGAGTAGGCGAATCCGAGACACCTTAATGCACTCATGGACATATCATGTAGGCTTTGTAGAATAAGGTCCCTTGAGTACTGGTCAAGCTCTTGAGTTGAACCATCAAGTAACTGAATATGCGTACTCCTTTCCAATACATTCTCAACAGCACCCTgcacaaaaaattcaaaaccgGTCTCTTAGTAGCTGAAGACAAAGGATTCTTTCAACTAAAGCACAAGCCACATAGAATGATAGAACAGACCTTGACCAGTAACAGTTTCGTTCCTGAGCTGGAATCCACCATAACTCCCATTGATTTCCTGTCTCGGTCGAACTCAAGAGTGGCAATCCGTTGCTCTAGTTCACTCCATAACCGACAACAACCTTCAGTAATGTAAATAAAAGGTTATATACAGGAGTTTCTTGTATCTGAAAAAAAGTGGAAAACATGAGAAACAAATATAACGAAGTACACATACGTAAGACATCACCATCAGCCAAAGATGAAGCTTTATTAGCTCCTTCTGGGAACCCCATTTTCTCTACCAAAACCTGCTCAAGGAAACAAACACCAATAGATTAACACTTGACAACCTTTGAAGCTTGAAATCAAAGAGCagaagaagtatacttagtaGACTGTTATACCTTCAAAGCTGCCTCAGTAGGCATGCCCCTAGCAACAAACTGATTCTCAGATTTCTCAACATCAGCATCATTACAAATAGCAGCAATTTTGGCAATCATCTGAAGATTTGTATCCATCCTACCCACAGGCCAATCTTCAATCTTCCCATCTCGTGGATCAAAAGAAGTCCCCTCAACATTAAAAGACCGAAGAGTCCCAACTCTAGAACCCATAGCAACAAGCTTCGAAACAGCCATCTGATTAGTCGTCAAAGTTCCAGTTTTATCAGAACATATAACCGTCGTGCAGCCAAGCGTCTCCACGCTAGGCAACTTTCTAACCAGAGCATTCTTCTGAGCCATCTTCCGCGTCCCAAGAGCCAAACATGTCGTAATAACAGCTGGAAGACCTTCCGGAATCGCAGCAACGGCCAACGCAACAGCGATCTCGAAGTAGTACGTGCACTTCTCAAATGAGAACTTAAAGTTTCTCGGCCAGCCATCAACATACTCCCAGGAGAGAAAGTACTTCACGTTAATGAGCCAAACCAACGCGCAGATTAAACCAATGATCATCGTCAGCGCTTCTCCGAACTCGTTGAGCTTCTTCTTGAGAGGAGTGTCTTCCTCGTGCTGCGCAGCTTCTTGAATCTGCGAATGCACCCTCCCGATCTCGGTACTCATCCCAGTGTGAGTAACCAAACAAACACAGCTCCCGTTAACAACCGTCGTCCCTGCAAACACCATACATTTCTTCCCCTGAATATCAGCGTTCTCCTCCACAGGCTTTGTAGTCTTACTAACCGCCTCGCTCTCTCCCGTCAAAGACCCCTGCTCGACTCTCAGCGTGGAGCTGATCAACCTCACCACACGCATATCGGCAGGGACCTTATCACCCACCCTGAGCTCCACAACGTCGCCAGGAACAAGCTCCTTAGCAGGTAAGCTAGAGATTTTCACCCCGTCGCGCGTCACGGTCGCCTGCTGAGACTGAATCTCCTTCAGAGCCTCCAAGGCCTTCTCAGCATTAGTCTCTTGCCAGATCCCAACAATGGCATTCACGATCAAGATCAGGAAGATCACAAGCGGCTCGACGAAGGCCGTGATCCCCATCTCACCGCCTTCGTCGCCATCCACAAAGGCTAACACGAAGGAGATAACGGCCGCCGCCAAGAGAATGCGAACCAAAGTATCGTTGAACTGCTCCAGAATCAACTTAAAGAGCGACGTTCCCTCAGGCTTCTCTAACTCGTTCAAACCGTAGATCTGATGACGTTTCGCCACGTCATCGGTGGTTAGCCCTTTCTCAACACTGACG is part of the Brassica rapa cultivar Chiifu-401-42 chromosome A09, CAAS_Brap_v3.01, whole genome shotgun sequence genome and harbors:
- the LOC103843530 gene encoding calcium-transporting ATPase 4, endoplasmic reticulum-type-like, which codes for MGKGGEDLGINKQTSGSESSNSEPWAKDVRECEDHFGVSVEKGLTTDDVAKRHQIYGLNELEKPEGTSLFKLILEQFNDTLVRILLAAAVISFVLAFVDGDEGGEMGITAFVEPLVIFLILIVNAIVGIWQETNAEKALEALKEIQSQQATVTRDGVKISSLPAKELVPGDVVELRVGDKVPADMRVVRLISSTLRVEQGSLTGESEAVSKTTKPVEENADIQGKKCMVFAGTTVVNGSCVCLVTHTGMSTEIGRVHSQIQEAAQHEEDTPLKKKLNEFGEALTMIIGLICALVWLINVKYFLSWEYVDGWPRNFKFSFEKCTYYFEIAVALAVAAIPEGLPAVITTCLALGTRKMAQKNALVRKLPSVETLGCTTVICSDKTGTLTTNQMAVSKLVAMGSRVGTLRSFNVEGTSFDPRDGKIEDWPVGRMDTNLQMIAKIAAICNDADVEKSENQFVARGMPTEAALKVLVEKMGFPEGANKASSLADGDVLRCCRLWSELEQRIATLEFDRDRKSMGVMVDSSSGTKLLLVKGAVENVLERSTHIQLLDGSTQELDQYSRDLILQSLHDMSMSALRCLGFAYSDVPSDFATYDGSEDHPAHQQLLNPSNYSSIESNLTFVGFVGLRDPPRKEVRQAIADCRTAGIRVMVITGDNKSTAEAICREIGVFEADEDISSRSLTGKEFMDVKDQKNHLRQSGGILFSRAEPKHKQEIVRLLKEDGEVVAMTGDGVNDAPALKLADIGVAMGISGTEVAKEASDMVLADDNFSTIVAAVGEGRSIYNNMKAFIRYMISSNIGEVASIFLTAALGIPEGMIPVQLLWVNLVTDGPPATALGFNPPDKDIMKKPPRRSDDSLITAWILFRYLVIGMYVGVATVGVFIIWYTHSSFMGIDLSQDGHSLVSYSQLAHWGQCSSWEGFKVSPFTAGSQTFSFESNPCEYFHQGKIKASTLSLSVLVAIEMFNSLNALSEDGSLVTMPPWVNPWLLLAMAVSFGLHFVILYVPFLAQVFGIVPLSLNEWLLVLAVSLPVILIDEVLKFVGRLTSGYRYSPRTPSAKQKTE